A region from the Candidatus Limnocylindrales bacterium genome encodes:
- a CDS encoding serine hydrolase, protein MPANKLWIPLSFVVGLLIGGVGSHWSGGDPGCNDYLYINPDHACGAPPVIRKTSYAELTARVQDIIAKDQAAGGLHVATVYFRDLRGGPVWGINESINFAPASLLKLPLVMALFSLNETMPGLLDTEIEFRRARLDQFEKLKQSDVPAVKLEEGKRYTVAEFARNAIVFSDNLSYYTLVDYLSNVVPDGRAHILRTFQELGVINPRNINEEVVTARVYAALFRLLYNVSYLDADASDLLLGWLAESYFGAGLVAGLPKGTVVANKFGERTMPDGSQHLHDCGVIYFPDNPYLLCVMTKGRDQQELGRLIATISRMVWEELESRRR, encoded by the coding sequence ATGCCTGCCAACAAGCTCTGGATCCCTCTCTCATTCGTCGTTGGCCTGCTGATCGGCGGCGTCGGCAGCCACTGGAGCGGCGGCGACCCGGGCTGCAACGATTACCTCTACATCAATCCTGATCATGCCTGCGGCGCCCCGCCCGTCATCCGCAAGACGTCCTATGCGGAGCTGACCGCGCGCGTGCAGGACATCATCGCCAAGGACCAGGCTGCCGGCGGCCTCCACGTTGCCACCGTCTACTTCCGCGACCTGCGCGGCGGCCCGGTATGGGGCATCAACGAAAGCATCAACTTCGCGCCGGCCAGTCTGCTCAAGCTTCCACTCGTGATGGCACTGTTCTCACTCAACGAGACCATGCCCGGCCTGCTGGATACCGAGATCGAGTTTCGCAGGGCACGTCTCGACCAGTTCGAGAAGCTGAAGCAGAGCGACGTGCCGGCGGTCAAGCTGGAGGAAGGCAAGCGCTACACGGTCGCCGAATTCGCCCGCAACGCCATCGTGTTCTCCGACAACCTCTCCTACTACACGCTGGTCGATTACCTCAGCAACGTGGTTCCCGACGGGCGCGCCCACATTCTGCGTACCTTCCAGGAGCTGGGCGTCATCAATCCGCGCAACATCAACGAAGAGGTCGTCACGGCACGCGTGTACGCGGCGCTGTTCCGGCTCCTCTACAACGTCTCCTACCTCGACGCCGACGCCTCCGACCTGCTGCTCGGCTGGCTGGCCGAGTCGTACTTCGGGGCGGGGCTGGTGGCGGGTCTGCCGAAAGGTACGGTGGTCGCCAACAAGTTCGGCGAGCGCACCATGCCCGACGGCTCCCAACATCTGCATGACTGCGGCGTCATCTATTTCCCGGACAACCCCTACCTGCTGTGCGTCATGACCAAGGGCCGCGATCAGCAGGAGCTGGGCCGGCTCATCGCGACGATCTCGCGCATGGTGTGGGAGGAACTGGAGTCGCGCCGTCGATGA
- a CDS encoding amidase, with protein sequence MSDLWQLSMHELAGLVRRKEVSPVETVKASLRRIEEVDGGLNAFVHVCRERALEEARIQERVLLAGDDVGPLAGVPAGVKDLEDVAGLPTTFGSMVFREYIAPQDSVQVARLRAAGAIIVGKTNTPEFGYTGFTKNRVFGTTRNPWNAERTPGGSSGGSAAAIAARMVPLVTASDGGGSIRIPACYVGAFGMKPSFGRIPLGPEPRRMLHWMDTVHYGPLTRSIRDAALFLDVTAGYHPADPDSLPAPQRSFVECLEEPLPHLRIAFSRDLGYARVQGDVLREVRAALDVLASLGHDVEEISTVFPDLGRGWAFAVGAELYAELAREVAGKEHELGRSFWDGTLAASHLTPLQLGDIQRERHELNEVLWRLFDRFDLLVTPTLPTEAFGAAGPFPSQVDGEPLDSPLHAVAFTYPFNLSGHPAASLRAGFTDAGLPAGMQIIAPRHRDDLILQVAAAYDRKRPMDTWP encoded by the coding sequence ATGAGCGACCTTTGGCAGCTTTCCATGCACGAGCTCGCGGGCCTGGTCAGGCGTAAGGAGGTCTCGCCCGTCGAGACCGTCAAGGCCAGCCTGCGGCGGATCGAGGAGGTCGATGGCGGCCTCAACGCCTTCGTTCACGTCTGCAGGGAAAGGGCGCTCGAGGAGGCCCGGATCCAGGAGCGAGTGCTGCTGGCTGGCGACGACGTCGGGCCTCTGGCCGGTGTGCCTGCCGGCGTCAAGGACCTCGAGGACGTGGCAGGCCTGCCGACCACCTTCGGTTCGATGGTTTTTCGCGAGTACATCGCGCCGCAGGACTCGGTGCAGGTGGCGCGGCTGCGTGCAGCGGGCGCCATCATCGTGGGCAAGACCAACACGCCGGAGTTCGGCTATACCGGCTTTACGAAAAACCGGGTGTTCGGCACCACGCGCAACCCTTGGAATGCGGAGCGCACGCCTGGCGGCTCCAGCGGCGGCTCGGCGGCCGCGATCGCGGCGCGCATGGTGCCGCTGGTGACGGCGTCCGACGGCGGCGGCTCCATTCGCATTCCGGCATGTTACGTCGGTGCCTTCGGCATGAAGCCGTCCTTCGGCCGCATCCCGCTCGGCCCCGAGCCGCGCCGGATGCTGCACTGGATGGACACGGTGCACTACGGGCCGCTGACGCGCAGCATACGCGATGCCGCGCTCTTCCTCGACGTCACCGCCGGCTACCATCCTGCCGATCCCGACTCTCTGCCCGCGCCACAGCGTTCGTTCGTCGAGTGCCTGGAGGAGCCGCTGCCGCATCTTCGCATCGCGTTCAGCCGCGACCTCGGCTACGCGCGCGTGCAGGGCGACGTCCTGCGCGAGGTTCGGGCCGCTTTGGATGTCCTGGCGTCGCTCGGGCACGACGTCGAGGAAATCAGCACCGTCTTCCCCGATCTCGGCCGCGGCTGGGCCTTCGCCGTCGGCGCCGAGCTGTACGCCGAGCTGGCGCGCGAGGTCGCCGGCAAGGAGCACGAGCTCGGGCGCAGCTTCTGGGATGGAACGCTGGCAGCCAGCCACCTGACGCCACTGCAACTCGGCGACATCCAGCGCGAACGGCACGAGCTGAACGAGGTGCTGTGGCGCCTCTTCGACCGCTTCGATCTGCTGGTCACTCCGACACTGCCGACCGAAGCGTTCGGCGCCGCCGGGCCATTCCCGTCCCAGGTCGACGGTGAGCCGCTCGACTCGCCACTGCATGCCGTGGCCTTCACGTACCCGTTCAACCTCTCCGGCCACCCCGCAGCCAGCCTGCGAGCCGGCTTCACCGACGCCGGCCTCCCCGCCGGCATGCAGATCATTGCCCCCCGTCACCGCGACGACCTGATTCTGCAGGTCGCCGCCGCCTACGATCGCAAGCGTCCGATGGATACCTGGCCGTAG
- a CDS encoding BolA family transcriptional regulator yields the protein MEAARIQELIRSAIPDSEVRVVDTHGSGDHFDVVVVSPAFAGQSLVQQHRMVYGALGDNMRRAIHALALRTLTPEQYRQELVSDIETED from the coding sequence ATGGAGGCAGCGCGCATCCAGGAGCTCATCCGATCGGCCATCCCCGATTCGGAGGTGAGAGTGGTCGACACGCATGGCAGTGGGGACCACTTCGATGTGGTCGTCGTATCGCCTGCGTTCGCCGGTCAGTCGCTCGTGCAGCAGCATCGCATGGTTTACGGCGCGCTCGGCGACAACATGCGGCGCGCCATTCACGCGCTGGCCCTGCGCACCCTGACGCCCGAACAATATCGCCAGGAGCTCGTCTCCGACATCGAGACGGAAGACTGA
- a CDS encoding thiamine phosphate synthase: MPSPRPLPSPPLMLVTGDAGDSQEIVARCLAAAAGGVRWIQLRARQSDGRSLPAHALYDAAARLVKESSLTVTVNDRLDVALATGAAGLHLPGGGFHPAVVRRRLSAACLLGQSMHSVEEVEKAPGELDYVQLGPIFDTPSKRPYGAPLGTGTLERAAAVLRSRAQRPALVAIGGIRAHDIQTVAAAGADAIAVIGAIWDAADVTAAAQELTAALWRCSIALRRSS, encoded by the coding sequence ATGCCATCGCCGAGGCCGCTGCCTTCGCCGCCGCTGATGCTGGTGACCGGCGACGCCGGCGACAGCCAGGAGATCGTCGCGCGGTGCCTGGCCGCCGCGGCCGGTGGCGTTCGCTGGATCCAGCTTCGCGCCCGGCAAAGCGACGGGCGCAGCCTGCCGGCGCATGCTCTCTACGACGCCGCCGCACGTCTGGTGAAGGAAAGCTCCCTCACCGTCACCGTCAACGATCGCTTGGATGTCGCGTTGGCGACCGGCGCGGCCGGCCTGCATCTGCCAGGCGGCGGGTTCCATCCGGCCGTCGTGCGGCGCCGCCTGTCGGCGGCGTGTCTGCTCGGACAGTCGATGCATTCGGTCGAAGAAGTGGAGAAAGCGCCGGGCGAGCTCGATTACGTCCAGCTCGGACCCATCTTCGATACGCCGAGCAAGCGGCCCTACGGCGCGCCGTTGGGCACCGGCACGCTCGAGCGTGCGGCGGCCGTGCTCCGCAGCCGCGCGCAGCGGCCGGCGCTGGTCGCGATCGGCGGGATCCGCGCGCACGACATCCAGACGGTCGCGGCCGCCGGCGCGGATGCGATCGCGGTCATCGGCGCCATCTGGGACGCCGCCGACGTCACGGCCGCGGCGCAGGAGCTGACCGCCGCCCTTTGGCGCTGTTCGATCGCCCTCAGACGCTCGAGCTGA
- a CDS encoding methyltransferase domain-containing protein codes for MTDPTNLALSGLDRLSELKDRLLSWASPERSYIADALRVAALKSGDRFLDVGCGSGELLAAAATREPGALLYGVDPDEDALELASRKIFGTLRPVELHQAVAEALPFESDFFDVVAATLLLQGMPVSLRHEVLAECRRVLRPGGRLIVADWIGEPEGLHALLAYPTDLVRRYVFSQRRPMNVVESLKACGFFPPELRGTFSTVLGTIELHEAYKPLHG; via the coding sequence ATGACCGATCCGACGAATCTTGCGCTGTCCGGCCTCGACCGCTTGAGCGAGCTCAAAGATCGCCTGCTGTCGTGGGCAAGCCCGGAGCGCTCGTACATCGCCGATGCCCTGCGGGTGGCGGCGCTGAAATCCGGCGATCGCTTCCTGGACGTCGGCTGCGGCAGCGGCGAGCTGCTGGCGGCAGCGGCAACGCGCGAGCCTGGCGCGCTCCTGTATGGCGTCGACCCCGACGAGGACGCACTCGAGCTGGCTTCGCGAAAGATCTTCGGGACGCTGCGGCCGGTGGAGCTGCACCAGGCGGTGGCCGAGGCGCTGCCGTTCGAGTCCGATTTCTTCGACGTCGTCGCCGCCACGCTGCTTCTGCAGGGCATGCCCGTGTCGCTGCGGCACGAAGTGCTGGCCGAGTGCCGGCGCGTGCTGCGCCCTGGCGGCCGCCTCATCGTCGCCGACTGGATCGGCGAGCCCGAAGGTCTGCACGCCCTGCTCGCCTACCCCACCGATCTCGTCCGCCGCTACGTCTTCTCCCAGCGCCGCCCGATGAACGTCGTCGAGAGCCTCAAAGCGTGCGGCTTCTTCCCGCCCGAGCTGCGCGGCACATTCTCGACCGTACTCGGCACGATCGAGCTTCACGAGGCATACAAGCCCCTCCACGGCTGA
- the grxD gene encoding Grx4 family monothiol glutaredoxin produces the protein MAEDIFQKIQSQVEKDRVVLYMKGTPNMPQCGFSQRTAMALRAVGAEFASYDVLQDPMLREGIKQFSNWPTIPQLYVDGEFVGGCDIVMSLYESGELEKMVHGGVPS, from the coding sequence ATGGCCGAAGACATCTTCCAGAAGATCCAGAGCCAGGTCGAAAAGGACCGCGTCGTGCTCTACATGAAGGGGACTCCCAACATGCCGCAGTGCGGGTTCTCGCAGCGCACGGCCATGGCGCTGCGGGCGGTCGGCGCCGAGTTCGCAAGCTACGACGTGCTGCAGGACCCGATGTTGCGCGAAGGCATCAAGCAGTTTTCGAACTGGCCGACCATCCCCCAGCTGTACGTCGACGGGGAATTCGTCGGCGGCTGCGACATCGTCATGTCGCTCTACGAGAGCGGCGAGCTCGAGAAGATGGTGCACGGCGGGGTCCCGTCCTGA
- a CDS encoding sulfatase, producing the protein MLSLAVLAAFLGAAAAGCRREPVRPYVLLVTIDTLRADHCSTYGYRPDTTPVMTRLAQSGVLFRAAYAPSATTAPSHAALLTGRHFRGLGVLKNGHVVADDAQTIAEALAEQGYATAGFVSSYPVISKFGFDQGFQVYDDEFLEEEASLGRRNGGITHDRLAEATANRFIAWLKKRHDDKPVFAWVHFVDPHFPYRAPEKFDGGWSHDVASIIRKYDAEIRYADRHLGRIVDEFERAAGDAGALIIVTSDHGEGLGDHGWKSHGINLYEEAVRIPLVARWTGHLPAGRVVETPVSLVDVAPSILSAIGAAPLAISEGDDMFGDLDEGRLIFLQRRAYKNNEVRGKVVRGEMTAVVQRDSKYITAPDEKRRELYDLRDDPKEVRDLLRKPDVITPLSASPPPAPAGDAGAGAAAPDAGAARAGDVERRAELYDAELERWRQATPVPDNEVPLDKESLQALRALGYVE; encoded by the coding sequence TTGCTGAGTCTGGCCGTACTGGCCGCGTTTCTTGGGGCGGCTGCGGCGGGGTGCCGGCGCGAGCCGGTGCGTCCGTACGTCCTGCTCGTCACCATCGACACTCTGCGCGCCGACCATTGCTCCACCTACGGCTACCGCCCCGACACGACGCCGGTGATGACGCGGCTGGCGCAATCGGGCGTTCTCTTCCGCGCCGCCTACGCGCCGTCGGCCACCACGGCGCCGTCCCATGCGGCGCTGCTGACGGGGCGCCATTTCCGCGGCCTCGGCGTCCTCAAGAACGGGCACGTGGTGGCCGACGATGCGCAGACCATCGCCGAGGCGCTGGCCGAGCAGGGCTACGCCACCGCCGGCTTCGTCAGCTCCTACCCGGTGATTTCCAAGTTCGGCTTCGATCAGGGCTTTCAGGTCTACGACGACGAGTTTCTCGAGGAGGAGGCGTCGCTCGGTCGCCGCAACGGCGGCATCACGCATGACCGGCTCGCCGAAGCGACGGCGAATCGCTTCATCGCGTGGCTGAAGAAACGCCACGACGACAAGCCGGTGTTCGCATGGGTCCATTTCGTCGACCCGCATTTCCCGTACCGTGCGCCCGAGAAGTTCGACGGCGGCTGGTCGCACGACGTCGCCAGCATCATCCGCAAGTACGACGCGGAGATTCGCTACGCCGACCGCCACCTCGGCCGCATCGTCGACGAGTTCGAGCGTGCCGCCGGCGATGCTGGCGCGCTCATCATCGTCACCAGCGACCACGGCGAAGGTCTCGGCGACCACGGCTGGAAGTCCCACGGCATCAACCTGTACGAGGAGGCGGTGCGAATTCCGCTGGTGGCGCGGTGGACGGGGCACCTGCCGGCAGGCCGCGTCGTCGAGACGCCGGTGTCGCTCGTGGACGTGGCGCCGTCGATCCTTTCGGCCATCGGTGCGGCGCCGCTGGCGATCAGCGAGGGCGACGACATGTTCGGCGATCTCGACGAGGGACGGCTGATCTTCCTCCAGCGCCGCGCCTACAAGAACAACGAAGTGCGCGGCAAGGTCGTGCGCGGCGAGATGACGGCGGTCGTTCAGCGCGACAGCAAATACATCACGGCCCCCGACGAGAAGCGGCGCGAGCTCTACGACCTGCGCGATGACCCGAAGGAGGTGCGAGACCTCCTGCGCAAGCCCGACGTGATCACACCTCTTTCTGCATCGCCGCCGCCTGCGCCGGCGGGCGATGCCGGCGCCGGCGCCGCGGCGCCTGACGCGGGCGCCGCCCGAGCGGGCGACGTCGAACGGCGGGCCGAGCTCTACGATGCGGAGCTGGAGCGATGGCGCCAGGCCACGCCCGTGCCGGACAACGAGGTGCCGCTGGACAAGGAATCGCTGCAGGCGTTGCGCGCCCTCGGCTACGTCGAATGA
- a CDS encoding helicase C-terminal domain-containing protein codes for MAALQEDLPLQPSSRFEFTVDVASLGLDPGLVEAVASQGALCFLDFEATGLDPATDELIEAGAILIEPGQRHARVFNSLVHTTHDLTPFIKRLTGISQEDVNGAPPCTEVAAALDRFIGNAPVVAHNASFEKTWLSLAVNPRFHQHRFLDTVELLALVYPDSPNMKLDTFCRDKLGRGERHRALDDALDMMRVVIGLIHESRAGAPAAANAVAALVHFHPTSPWRDRLERIIGFTVAERADIAVPSPPFNDIVLEPVPFSWEAIAARLSDLGQARRVLPEYELRPGQLEFARHVFDCFAADSHATITVGEAGTGIGKTLAYLAVAIPFARHSGRQVVISTSSKLLQTQLLEKDIPTASRLLGHGDLRFTVMKGRANYVCLRRLDRFLESRQRHGPAGDPNEAFATALIAAFSTSATHGEIDRVPTVLYQLNPMFERFAREITSADADECRRQTCETTGGHCVFRSARHRLEAAEIAVVNHDLLLRWPPDYPPLRHLILDEVHELVDKADSAYARSAEGIELAHRLEEILGLRGGQPLADDDESTYRAQRALALVSAVGENARRLARGEGGEPQFQFGRDELLIPADGPGPEWKEVIDAALDLARELRWLAGRFGAGKDDADSAGARLREVLEESSAVLDRALPYPKSDLYVFRLRGLARANAVAWRFVATPVLPGDDFRESVLERADTLFATSATLAVGDESDGALRELCLRKNAGQRYRVAPPVPSPFDYENNLEVLFIADATDQSALVDRMVRATTVIARKLGGRTLGLFTSRDRMIRVADLASNTLAASGINVMMPAAGNSDPHELVRSFMDNPSSVLLGARSFWQGIDIPGDACQAVVIEKLPFDVPGDPLLQRRAELLIGRGSRVFGDYQIPRMLLRLKQMMGRLIRTPTDRGMIVIVEPRADKPYFRRIVDALPIGSRYRLVRLEDLEAAIDDFLARTRRT; via the coding sequence TTGGCGGCCCTTCAAGAAGACCTGCCGCTCCAACCGAGTTCCCGATTCGAGTTCACCGTCGATGTGGCCAGCCTGGGGCTGGACCCCGGTCTCGTCGAAGCCGTCGCCAGTCAGGGGGCCCTGTGTTTCCTGGATTTCGAGGCTACAGGCCTTGATCCCGCCACCGACGAGCTGATTGAGGCCGGAGCGATCCTGATCGAGCCTGGCCAGCGACACGCCCGGGTGTTCAACTCGCTGGTGCATACGACGCACGACCTTACTCCTTTCATCAAGAGGCTCACAGGAATTTCGCAAGAAGATGTGAACGGGGCACCGCCGTGCACCGAAGTGGCCGCCGCTCTCGATCGATTCATCGGTAACGCGCCAGTGGTTGCACACAATGCGTCATTCGAGAAGACCTGGCTGAGCCTCGCCGTAAATCCGCGATTTCACCAGCACCGCTTTCTCGACACGGTCGAGCTGCTCGCGCTCGTCTATCCCGACAGCCCCAACATGAAGCTCGATACGTTCTGCCGCGACAAGCTCGGGCGCGGTGAGCGGCATCGCGCGCTCGACGATGCGCTCGACATGATGCGGGTCGTCATCGGGCTGATCCACGAATCGCGCGCGGGGGCTCCCGCGGCGGCCAATGCGGTCGCGGCGCTGGTCCACTTCCATCCGACGTCGCCATGGCGGGACCGCCTCGAGCGCATCATCGGCTTCACCGTCGCCGAGCGTGCCGACATCGCTGTTCCTTCACCTCCGTTCAACGACATCGTGCTCGAGCCGGTGCCGTTTTCCTGGGAGGCCATCGCTGCACGCCTCTCCGACCTCGGGCAGGCGCGACGGGTGCTGCCCGAGTACGAGCTGCGTCCCGGACAGCTCGAGTTCGCCCGCCACGTCTTCGACTGCTTTGCCGCCGACAGCCACGCCACCATCACCGTCGGCGAGGCGGGAACCGGCATCGGCAAGACGCTCGCGTATCTGGCCGTCGCCATTCCCTTCGCCCGCCACAGCGGGCGGCAAGTGGTGATATCCACATCGAGCAAGCTGCTGCAGACGCAGCTCCTCGAAAAAGACATTCCCACGGCTTCGCGCCTGCTCGGCCACGGCGACCTTCGCTTCACGGTGATGAAGGGCCGCGCCAACTACGTGTGCCTGCGGCGACTGGACCGCTTCCTGGAGTCACGCCAGCGTCACGGGCCTGCCGGCGACCCCAACGAAGCGTTCGCCACCGCGCTCATCGCCGCATTCTCGACCAGCGCCACGCACGGCGAGATCGATCGCGTACCGACGGTGCTCTACCAGCTCAATCCGATGTTCGAGCGCTTCGCCCGCGAAATCACCAGCGCCGACGCCGACGAGTGCCGCCGGCAGACGTGCGAGACCACCGGCGGTCACTGCGTGTTCCGGTCGGCGCGCCACCGCCTCGAGGCTGCCGAGATCGCCGTCGTCAATCACGACCTGCTGCTGCGCTGGCCGCCCGACTACCCGCCGCTGCGGCACCTGATCCTGGACGAGGTGCACGAGCTGGTCGACAAGGCCGACAGCGCGTACGCACGCAGCGCCGAGGGCATCGAGCTGGCACACCGGCTCGAGGAGATCCTGGGGCTGCGCGGCGGCCAGCCGCTGGCCGACGACGACGAGAGCACATACCGGGCGCAACGCGCGCTGGCGCTCGTCTCCGCCGTCGGAGAGAACGCGCGGCGTCTGGCACGCGGCGAGGGCGGCGAGCCGCAGTTCCAGTTCGGCCGCGACGAGCTGCTGATCCCGGCCGATGGACCGGGCCCCGAATGGAAGGAAGTGATCGATGCCGCTCTCGACCTCGCGCGTGAGCTGCGCTGGCTCGCGGGCCGCTTCGGCGCCGGCAAGGATGACGCCGACAGCGCCGGCGCGCGCCTGCGCGAGGTGCTCGAAGAGTCCTCGGCCGTGCTGGATCGCGCCCTGCCCTATCCGAAATCGGATCTGTACGTCTTCCGGCTGCGCGGACTGGCGCGCGCCAATGCCGTCGCGTGGCGTTTCGTGGCCACGCCGGTGCTACCCGGCGACGACTTCCGCGAGAGCGTGCTCGAACGCGCCGACACCCTGTTCGCCACCAGCGCCACGCTGGCAGTGGGCGACGAGAGCGACGGGGCTCTCCGCGAGCTGTGCCTGCGCAAGAACGCCGGCCAGCGCTACCGCGTGGCGCCGCCGGTGCCCAGCCCCTTCGACTACGAGAACAACCTCGAGGTCTTGTTCATCGCCGACGCCACCGACCAGTCGGCGCTCGTGGACCGGATGGTCCGCGCCACCACCGTCATCGCGCGCAAGCTCGGCGGGCGCACGCTGGGACTCTTCACGAGCCGCGACCGCATGATTCGCGTGGCGGATCTGGCCAGCAACACGCTCGCCGCCTCGGGCATCAACGTCATGATGCCCGCTGCCGGCAACAGCGATCCGCACGAGCTGGTGCGAAGCTTCATGGACAACCCGTCCTCCGTGCTGCTCGGCGCGCGCAGCTTCTGGCAGGGCATCGACATTCCCGGCGACGCCTGCCAGGCCGTGGTCATCGAGAAGCTGCCGTTCGACGTTCCCGGCGACCCGCTGCTGCAGCGACGCGCCGAGCTGCTCATCGGCCGCGGCAGCCGCGTCTTCGGCGACTACCAGATCCCGCGCATGCTGCTGCGCCTCAAGCAGATGATGGGACGCCTGATCCGCACGCCCACGGATCGGGGCATGATCGTCATCGTGGAGCCGCGGGCGGACAAGCCCTATTTCCGCCGCATCGTCGATGCGCTGCCGATCGGCTCCCGCTATCGGCTCGTACGCCTGGAAGACCTCGAAGCGGCCATCGACGATTTCCTCGCACGAACGCGGCGGACCTGA
- a CDS encoding DUF4301 family protein: MSAHPFTAGDLADLSAHGIALEAALEQLRLYETPPPPARLERMCTPGDGILCLGDEQAERYAQKYDRAAEQLAVAKFVPASGAASRMFRALLATAADERAKTLDDLIALAGAGSGDAKATLEVVQNLPRLALYEDLRDLVARRGATPEELAAGDLPALLSALLSDDGLGYAGLPKGLLVFHRDGGERRTAFEEHLVEAAMYARGRGGVCRLHFTVSPEHEQRFRELLERVRPRYEQRFGVRYEVGFSHQKPSTDAIAVDPSGAPFRDRSGKLLFRPAGHGALIENLGEVDADILFIKNIDNVTVDALKPLTSLWKRVLAGVLLELRDKLARCGRAIETGDSGAVDAALEMLEKELGAYPPQGASAAQRRELALERLGRPLRVCGMLSSDTNPGGGPFWVRDAHGNVSAQIVEVSQVDRNDPVQRALLEGSKYFNPVDVVCTTRNWKGERLDLARYVDHEAVFIAEKSQDGRPLRSLERPGLWNGAMAGWNTLFVAVPAQTFHPVKTLNDLLLPAHQGPGA, encoded by the coding sequence TTGAGCGCGCATCCGTTCACCGCCGGAGATCTGGCCGACCTATCCGCCCACGGCATCGCGCTGGAGGCAGCGCTCGAGCAGCTGCGCCTCTACGAGACGCCGCCGCCGCCGGCCCGCCTGGAGCGCATGTGCACGCCGGGCGATGGCATCCTCTGTTTGGGCGATGAGCAGGCCGAGCGTTACGCGCAGAAGTACGACCGCGCGGCCGAGCAGCTTGCGGTGGCCAAGTTCGTGCCCGCCTCCGGCGCGGCCAGCCGCATGTTCCGCGCCCTGCTGGCCACCGCCGCCGACGAGCGCGCCAAGACGCTCGATGATCTGATCGCGCTCGCGGGCGCCGGAAGCGGCGATGCCAAGGCCACGCTCGAAGTCGTGCAGAACCTTCCGCGCCTGGCGCTCTACGAGGATCTGCGCGACCTGGTGGCCCGCCGCGGGGCGACGCCGGAGGAGCTTGCAGCCGGCGATCTGCCGGCGCTGCTGTCGGCCCTGCTCTCGGATGATGGACTCGGGTACGCCGGCCTCCCCAAAGGACTGCTCGTATTCCATCGTGATGGCGGCGAGCGTCGCACGGCATTCGAAGAGCACCTGGTCGAGGCGGCGATGTACGCCCGAGGCCGCGGCGGCGTGTGCCGACTCCATTTCACCGTCTCGCCGGAGCACGAGCAGCGCTTTCGCGAGCTGCTCGAGCGAGTCCGGCCCCGCTACGAGCAGCGCTTCGGCGTGCGATACGAGGTTGGCTTCTCGCATCAGAAGCCATCCACCGACGCCATCGCCGTCGACCCGTCGGGCGCGCCGTTCCGCGATCGCAGCGGCAAGCTGCTGTTCCGTCCCGCCGGGCATGGAGCGCTGATCGAGAATCTCGGCGAGGTGGACGCCGACATCCTGTTCATCAAGAACATCGACAACGTCACGGTCGATGCACTCAAGCCGCTGACGAGCCTGTGGAAGCGCGTGCTCGCCGGCGTGCTGCTCGAGCTGCGCGACAAGCTCGCGCGCTGCGGCCGTGCCATCGAGACCGGCGATTCCGGCGCCGTCGACGCGGCGCTGGAGATGCTCGAAAAGGAGCTGGGCGCGTACCCGCCGCAAGGAGCGAGCGCCGCGCAGCGGCGAGAGCTGGCGCTGGAGCGGCTCGGCCGGCCGCTGCGCGTCTGCGGAATGCTGAGTTCCGATACCAATCCCGGTGGCGGGCCGTTCTGGGTCCGCGACGCGCACGGCAACGTCAGCGCGCAGATCGTCGAGGTCTCGCAGGTCGACCGCAACGACCCGGTTCAGCGCGCGCTGCTCGAGGGATCGAAGTACTTCAATCCGGTCGACGTGGTCTGCACGACGCGAAACTGGAAGGGCGAGCGCCTCGATCTGGCCCGTTACGTCGACCACGAAGCCGTGTTCATCGCGGAGAAGTCGCAGGACGGGCGGCCGCTGCGTTCGCTCGAGCGCCCGGGCCTCTGGAACGGGGCGATGGCGGGCTGGAACACCCTGTTCGTGGCCGTTCCGGCGCAGACCTTCCATCCGGTCAAGACGCTCAATGATCTTCTGCTTCCCGCGCACCAGGGCCCCGGCGCCTGA